A region of Sulfurimonas sp. DNA encodes the following proteins:
- the pta gene encoding phosphate acetyltransferase — protein MNVKSLYISAQEKGAGTLFISMGMMEILKRNLHNVAFFRPIIYSKSKLDRDIEFILKRYNIDMNYKEAYGFDIEYVEAMLASNRYNELINQLITKFKKLEKKYDFVLCEGIRRSFLSKTINYDLNIKIAQNFGSSIINIISAKDRKVTEIYEDILMENENVSSEGCLNFATFVNRLDKKNYKNLEKKLKKVSQNVYLFRELDELDRLTVQDVLEGLDAKAINFGNKDHTKVIKSVKVAALSVNNFLEHLEEDDLIVVPADRSDIILGLFGALYSKNYPNISAIVLPYSTKVDKSIQKLIDGFDDFNIPILSVSTDTYQTANNISKINARLRVTSERKIALALGLFHQNVNIEQIEKNIVTASSDIMTPMMFEYKLFELARVNKKSIVLPESKDERILRAAEIILRRGVAEIILLGDEEELRENYLRLGLDLSEAKIINHLDSKLMKIFVDEFYNRRKAKGLSEKAAEDAMLHVNYFATMMVELGYADGMVSGAVHSTGETIRPALQIIKTVPNINLVSSVFFMCLKTKVLVYGDCAINQDPNAKELAQIAQSCAATAQTFGIDAKVAMLSYSTGDSGYGVDVDKVREATKFFKKNNPKILIEGPIQYDAAVNKKVASSKLPNSKVAGNANVLIFTDLNAGNNTYKAVQRSSDAVAIGPILQGLNKPINDLSRGCDVYDIVNTIAITAVQAGKK, from the coding sequence ATGAATGTTAAATCACTTTATATATCTGCTCAAGAAAAAGGAGCAGGAACACTTTTTATTTCTATGGGAATGATGGAAATTTTAAAAAGAAATCTTCATAATGTTGCATTTTTTAGACCTATTATTTACTCTAAATCAAAGCTAGATAGAGATATAGAGTTTATTTTGAAAAGATATAACATAGATATGAATTATAAAGAAGCTTATGGTTTTGATATAGAATATGTTGAAGCGATGCTAGCATCTAATCGTTACAATGAACTTATAAATCAACTTATTACTAAGTTTAAAAAGTTAGAAAAAAAGTATGATTTTGTTTTATGTGAAGGCATTAGACGCTCTTTTTTGAGTAAAACAATCAACTATGATTTAAATATAAAAATCGCTCAAAACTTTGGTTCTTCAATTATCAATATTATAAGTGCAAAAGATAGAAAAGTTACAGAAATTTACGAAGATATTTTAATGGAGAATGAAAATGTAAGTTCTGAAGGATGTCTTAATTTTGCAACTTTTGTAAATAGACTTGACAAAAAAAATTATAAAAACTTAGAAAAAAAACTTAAAAAAGTATCTCAAAATGTATATCTTTTTAGAGAGTTAGATGAGTTAGATCGCTTAACTGTTCAAGATGTTTTAGAAGGTCTAGATGCAAAGGCGATCAATTTTGGTAATAAAGACCATACTAAAGTTATAAAAAGTGTAAAGGTAGCAGCACTAAGTGTAAATAACTTTTTAGAGCATCTAGAAGAAGATGATTTGATAGTTGTCCCTGCTGACCGCTCAGATATAATACTTGGACTTTTTGGAGCTCTTTATTCTAAAAACTATCCAAATATCAGTGCTATAGTTTTACCTTATAGCACTAAAGTAGATAAAAGTATTCAAAAACTCATAGATGGATTTGATGATTTTAATATTCCTATTTTATCTGTTTCTACTGATACTTATCAAACAGCAAATAATATATCAAAAATAAATGCAAGATTAAGAGTAACTAGCGAGAGGAAAATAGCATTAGCCCTTGGACTTTTTCATCAAAATGTAAATATAGAACAAATTGAGAAAAATATAGTTACAGCTTCAAGCGATATTATGACACCTATGATGTTTGAGTATAAGCTTTTTGAACTAGCAAGAGTAAATAAGAAAAGTATAGTTTTACCAGAAAGTAAAGATGAGAGGATTTTAAGAGCAGCTGAGATTATTTTGCGTAGAGGGGTTGCTGAGATAATTCTTTTAGGAGATGAAGAAGAGTTGAGAGAAAATTATTTGAGATTGGGGCTTGACTTAAGTGAAGCTAAAATTATAAATCATTTAGATTCCAAGCTTATGAAAATCTTTGTTGATGAATTTTATAATCGAAGAAAAGCAAAGGGTTTGAGTGAAAAAGCAGCTGAAGATGCAATGCTTCATGTTAATTATTTTGCGACAATGATGGTTGAGCTTGGGTATGCAGATGGTATGGTAAGTGGAGCAGTTCACTCAACAGGTGAAACAATAAGACCAGCACTGCAAATCATAAAAACAGTACCAAATATCAATCTTGTATCAAGTGTTTTCTTTATGTGCTTAAAAACAAAAGTTTTAGTCTATGGGGACTGCGCTATAAATCAAGACCCAAATGCTAAAGAACTAGCACAAATTGCACAATCTTGTGCAGCAACAGCTCAGACTTTTGGTATAGATGCAAAAGTAGCTATGCTATCTTACTCAACAGGAGATAGTGGATATGGAGTAGATGTAGATAAGGTTAGAGAAGCTACAAAATTTTTTAAAAAAAATAATCCGAAGATATTAATTGAAGGACCTATCCAATATGACGCTGCTGTTAATAAAAAAGTAGCTTCTTCAAAACTTCCAAACTCTAAAGTAGCTGGTAATGCAAATGTCTTGATATTTACAGATTTAAATGCAGGGAATAATACTTATAAAGCAGTTCAGCGTTCAAGTGATGCTGTTGCCATTGGACCAATACTTCAAGGACTAAATAAACCAATTAACGATTTAAGTAGAGGTTGCGATGTATATGATATAGTAAATACAATAGCAATTACAGCGGTACAGGCAGGTAAAAAATGA
- a CDS encoding DUF445 domain-containing protein: MKLNKSFITHFIAVILTALSFTTPDEYSSLLLFSGLFALSGAFTNQLAIHMLFEKVPFLYGSGVIPARFEAFKESIKNMMMNEFFTREQLDDFFKNEEQKINLEPIIEETDFAPAFDALSKTVMESSFGGMLDMFGGETALDGLREPFSKKMKGAVIKIVNSDAFNATLQNHMQNSELSDDMLASIENVIDARLNELTPQLVKEMIQKLIKEHLDWLVVWGGVFGGLIGLISSFIL; the protein is encoded by the coding sequence TTGAAATTAAATAAAAGTTTTATTACCCATTTTATTGCTGTTATTTTAACAGCTTTATCATTTACAACACCTGATGAATATAGTTCTTTACTTCTGTTTAGTGGTCTGTTTGCTTTATCTGGAGCTTTTACAAATCAACTTGCTATTCATATGCTTTTTGAAAAAGTTCCATTTCTTTATGGTTCTGGAGTCATTCCTGCAAGGTTTGAAGCTTTTAAAGAGTCTATCAAAAATATGATGATGAATGAATTTTTCACTCGTGAGCAACTAGATGATTTTTTTAAAAATGAAGAACAAAAGATAAACTTAGAACCTATCATAGAAGAAACTGATTTTGCTCCTGCTTTTGATGCTTTAAGTAAAACAGTAATGGAGTCTTCATTTGGTGGAATGCTTGATATGTTTGGTGGAGAAACAGCATTGGACGGACTTCGTGAGCCTTTTTCTAAAAAAATGAAAGGTGCAGTTATCAAGATAGTGAACTCAGATGCATTTAACGCAACTCTACAAAACCACATGCAAAATTCAGAACTAAGTGATGATATGTTAGCCTCAATAGAAAATGTAATAGATGCAAGACTAAATGAACTCACGCCACAACTTGTAAAAGAAATGATTCAAAAACTCATAAAAGAGCATCTCGACTGGTTAGTTGTTTGGGGTGGAGTCTTTGGTGGACTTATAGGCCTCATTAGCTCGTTTATTCTCTAA
- a CDS encoding RepB family plasmid replication initiator protein: protein MYKFVNQHKFSEDEINFLVLVISQVGELDQRFKQYIVYKSDFPKKINFNNFLSKPLNIEENSSYFMTNWLTSIDFVNELYKVSISEKLKPYLVELNKNYDVDGLTNLIVNGKIKEVVKVNNKNLANQNDNIIIQTKRVVNFFDQERKKIQQNYVRREFKNIDGEYLLRKHLKETGRTAKMFNDAVRWLFSTNPKASFHRQNIMNIGKLIEHFNVLEHQAMYSKEAIEFNEETQIWVNIYRKQGMPEDEILEKLREAGYIS from the coding sequence ATGTATAAGTTTGTGAATCAGCATAAGTTTAGTGAAGATGAAATAAATTTTTTAGTTTTAGTCATCTCACAAGTGGGAGAACTTGACCAAAGGTTTAAGCAGTATATTGTTTACAAATCAGACTTTCCAAAAAAAATTAATTTTAATAACTTTTTATCAAAACCTTTAAATATAGAAGAAAATAGTAGTTACTTTATGACTAATTGGCTTACAAGTATAGACTTTGTAAATGAGCTTTATAAAGTATCTATTTCTGAAAAATTAAAACCTTATCTGGTGGAACTAAATAAAAATTATGATGTTGATGGACTTACAAATCTTATAGTTAATGGTAAAATCAAAGAAGTTGTGAAAGTTAATAATAAAAACTTAGCCAATCAAAATGATAATATAATAATACAAACAAAAAGAGTTGTTAATTTTTTTGATCAAGAGAGAAAAAAAATACAGCAAAATTATGTAAGACGAGAATTTAAAAATATTGATGGAGAATATTTACTCAGAAAGCATCTAAAAGAAACTGGAAGAACAGCAAAAATGTTTAATGATGCAGTAAGATGGCTTTTTTCTACTAATCCTAAAGCTTCATTTCATAGACAAAATATTATGAATATAGGAAAGTTAATAGAACATTTTAATGTACTAGAACATCAGGCAATGTACTCAAAAGAGGCAATTGAGTTTAATGAAGAAACACAAATCTGGGTAAATATATATAGAAAACAAGGTATGCCAGAAGATGAGATACTTGAAAAATTAAGAGAGGCTGGATATATATCATGA
- a CDS encoding acetate kinase encodes MKVAVINSGSSSIKFKIFNMNSESVIVDILVEEITNHHKALEDIISELEYQNIDFNSLDIIGHRVVHGGEEFSQSVVITPLITDKIRELVPLAPLHNMANLDGILVCQKKAPNIKQIAVFDTSFHASMPKEAFIYALPYEMYDAYKIRKYGFHGTSHSYLLKECALRLDKEVSELNIITLHLGNGASICAIKNGQSIDTSMGFTPLEGLVMGSRSGDIDPSIVLHLQRSLGFSIDEVDNMLNTSSGLRGICNHSDVRDIIDSDNDKDKLALSMMIRRIRKYIGAYMTLLDSIDAIVFSGGIGENSAYIRDKVMDKNLACGVPILVIKTDEELEIARECKKSFFEQ; translated from the coding sequence ATGAAAGTAGCGGTTATAAATTCAGGTAGTTCTTCTATTAAATTTAAAATATTTAATATGAATAGTGAAAGTGTAATAGTGGATATTTTGGTTGAAGAGATAACAAATCATCATAAAGCACTCGAAGATATAATTTCAGAATTAGAGTATCAAAATATAGACTTTAATTCTTTAGATATTATAGGGCATAGAGTTGTTCATGGTGGAGAAGAATTTTCTCAAAGTGTAGTTATAACACCATTAATAACTGATAAAATAAGAGAGTTGGTTCCCTTAGCACCTCTGCATAATATGGCAAATTTAGATGGAATTTTAGTTTGTCAAAAGAAGGCCCCTAATATTAAGCAAATTGCTGTTTTTGATACTTCTTTTCACGCATCTATGCCAAAAGAAGCTTTCATTTATGCTCTGCCTTATGAAATGTATGACGCATATAAAATAAGAAAATATGGTTTTCATGGAACATCTCATTCATACCTATTAAAAGAGTGTGCTTTGAGATTAGATAAAGAGGTCTCAGAGCTAAATATTATAACTTTGCATCTAGGAAATGGGGCAAGTATTTGTGCTATAAAAAATGGACAAAGTATAGATACATCCATGGGTTTTACACCACTAGAAGGTTTAGTTATGGGAAGTAGAAGTGGAGATATTGACCCATCTATAGTTCTACATTTACAAAGAAGTTTAGGTTTTAGTATTGATGAGGTTGATAATATGTTAAATACTTCTTCAGGCTTAAGAGGCATTTGCAATCATAGTGATGTTAGAGATATTATAGACTCAGATAATGATAAAGATAAACTTGCTTTAAGTATGATGATAAGAAGAATAAGAAAGTATATTGGTGCATATATGACTCTATTAGATAGTATAGATGCTATAGTGTTTAGTGGAGGAATAGGTGAAAATTCTGCTTATATTAGAGACAAAGTTATGGATAAGAATTTAGCTTGTGGTGTCCCCATCTTAGTTATAAAAACAGATGAGGAGTTAGAAATAGCTAGAGAGTGTAAAAAGAGTTTTTTTGAGCAATAA
- a CDS encoding NAD(P)-binding domain-containing protein — protein sequence MNIIYDIVIIGGGPGGIGTAIEAAVHGIENILLIDKADNHSNTIRKFYKDNKRVDKDWKGQTMNIEGNIPFMDGTKESTLDFFDQLLDQEKIDTAFRTEVESVVRNEEEDIFLITTPTQSFRSRAVVVTIGKMGKPNKPSYKVPPSIKKYVNYNLDKCSSGEKILVVGGGNSASEYAYELADQKNSVTLVYRKDSFSRLNPENEETLKRYDGQERLRLRMNTDIDSLENYEGKIKVNFNDGYFTIYDRIIYAIGGTSPVDFLKKCGITVDEDGKPIYNEHYRTSVSSLYVAGDIAFNTGGSIAAALNHGYHIVNSVMARSGKIYAHTDKIEEFFKNNPDFK from the coding sequence ATGAATATCATTTATGACATTGTAATTATTGGTGGTGGTCCTGGTGGAATCGGAACAGCTATTGAAGCAGCAGTTCACGGTATAGAAAACATCTTACTAATTGATAAAGCGGACAATCATTCAAACACAATTAGGAAATTTTATAAAGATAACAAAAGAGTAGATAAAGACTGGAAAGGTCAGACTATGAACATAGAAGGTAATATCCCTTTTATGGATGGAACAAAAGAGTCAACACTAGACTTTTTTGACCAACTACTTGACCAAGAGAAAATAGATACTGCTTTTAGGACAGAAGTTGAAAGTGTCGTTAGAAATGAAGAAGAAGACATATTTCTAATAACTACTCCTACACAAAGTTTTAGATCGCGTGCAGTTGTAGTAACTATTGGAAAAATGGGAAAACCTAATAAGCCATCTTACAAAGTTCCCCCATCTATCAAAAAATATGTAAATTATAATCTTGACAAATGTAGTAGTGGTGAAAAAATTCTTGTAGTTGGTGGTGGAAACTCTGCATCTGAATACGCTTATGAACTAGCTGACCAAAAAAATAGTGTCACACTAGTATATAGAAAAGATAGCTTTTCTCGCCTAAATCCTGAAAATGAAGAAACTCTAAAACGCTACGATGGACAAGAAAGATTACGCCTTAGAATGAATACTGATATCGATAGTTTAGAAAACTACGAAGGTAAAATAAAAGTTAACTTTAATGATGGTTATTTTACTATTTATGACCGTATTATCTATGCTATTGGTGGAACTTCGCCTGTTGATTTCTTGAAAAAATGTGGAATAACTGTTGATGAAGATGGAAAACCTATTTATAATGAACATTACAGAACAAGCGTATCATCTCTTTATGTTGCAGGAGACATAGCTTTTAACACTGGTGGCTCTATTGCAGCAGCACTTAATCATGGTTACCATATAGTAAATTCAGTTATGGCAAGAAGTGGGAAAATATATGCTCATACTGATAAAATTGAAGAATTTTTCAAAAATAATCCAGATTTTAAATAA
- a CDS encoding RNA-binding S4 domain-containing protein, with protein MKFELKDDYIELFKLLKVLDLVDSGAHAKMLIADGYVKRNGEEELRKRAKIISGDVIEISEVIIEVK; from the coding sequence ATGAAATTTGAATTAAAAGATGACTATATAGAGCTATTTAAATTGTTGAAAGTTTTAGACCTAGTGGATAGTGGTGCACATGCGAAGATGCTTATAGCTGATGGTTATGTTAAAAGAAATGGCGAAGAAGAACTTAGAAAAAGAGCAAAAATTATTTCTGGTGATGTAATAGAGATTTCTGAAGTTATTATAGAAGTTAAATAG
- a CDS encoding efflux RND transporter permease subunit, which yields MTKIIKYFIDNKRLNYMLLIFLAYMGYNAYINIPKEIFPNVELDKISVRGAYSGASATIMDKMAVRDIEEELSNINGIDKTETTITPGAFAIILTLNKSVDKVNILSRVKDSIALTRQYLPSDMNEPVARLLDKAKSLIKLSLSSDKMSKGELTAIAKEIKTKISRIKHISEILIRGDSKEEISIRVDSGAVLAYDLKHSSVLKAISDLSYIFPVGDIEQRGKFVYISTANGKANALEWEDSILNIDGKYIKLGDIAKVKIEYPQTDTLASFNAKQTLTLVISKGELGDSIKLSKKLREYAKKLKRIYPKVSFNFYQDTSKPVENRLNTVLSNLMFGLILVFLSMFVLINLRIALIVSLGIPFSFIIGLLFIYYMGYSINIVSLLGALIVIGIVVDDAIVVSENIQRHIDEGMQNSEAALLGVKEMILPVTLATVSTVAAFLPMFLLTGEIALFLILIPIVVVMILIGSLLESFIFLPLHASEFLRKSNNFIDWNPFRDLYGRTLSFSIKYKKIFLLLFIVLIPLLTMITAKSMKFQFFPNFDGNNLYISGKLDINTPLEDTYKIASEIEREMMKYSEEFSLKSISATSGYRRSLSGETQRNNSVFFITMELYEREETNFINKYISPVLNFSFDFNNPDKIRQKQTFELSPRVRELVAPFKQKYKMVELGVMEDKPGLIKSDIQINLSGSNDASLQKAVKKLEVEISKLKGIKNFSDNIRYGKMEYKIKINSYGESLGLSEASVARVLSSYFLEKKQSTTFNERGVMEIKTRDSLKNSTQRLLDFNVALSDGRFVKLTDIATIKQIQGYEKIDKLNGSIVKTVYASVDKRIITPTEVLESIASTLDEISDSGIEVQLLGEKEKKKQLKDDMKNALVLAMFLIFLTLLLIFSKIKYALMVMSVIPLSVLGALLGHKLLGMNLSMPSVIGILGLAGVVINDGIIMLDFLHGTHKSEDFFKLAKLRLRPIVITSITTFLGLFTLMFYATGQAVILQPIAVSLGFGLMWGTLLNLLYLPTLYALVNNIKPLKSS from the coding sequence TTGACTAAAATCATAAAATATTTTATAGATAATAAACGATTGAACTATATGCTTTTGATTTTTTTAGCATATATGGGTTATAACGCTTATATAAATATTCCAAAAGAAATTTTCCCTAATGTTGAGCTTGATAAGATTAGTGTTCGTGGTGCTTATAGTGGTGCAAGTGCGACTATTATGGATAAGATGGCCGTTCGTGATATAGAAGAAGAACTCAGTAACATAAACGGTATCGATAAAACAGAAACAACTATCACTCCTGGGGCATTTGCCATTATTTTAACTTTAAATAAAAGTGTAGATAAAGTAAATATACTCTCTCGTGTAAAAGACTCCATTGCACTCACTAGGCAATATCTTCCATCAGATATGAATGAGCCTGTTGCAAGACTTCTTGATAAAGCTAAATCTCTTATAAAACTATCTCTATCCTCAGACAAGATGAGTAAAGGCGAATTGACTGCTATTGCAAAAGAGATTAAGACAAAGATTTCTCGTATAAAACATATTAGTGAAATTTTAATTCGTGGAGATTCAAAAGAAGAAATATCTATACGAGTTGATTCTGGAGCTGTTTTAGCTTATGACTTAAAACATTCAAGTGTTTTAAAAGCTATCTCTGATTTATCATATATTTTTCCTGTTGGAGATATTGAACAAAGAGGAAAATTTGTTTATATATCTACGGCAAATGGTAAGGCAAATGCTTTAGAATGGGAAGATAGCATCTTAAATATAGATGGTAAATATATAAAGTTAGGAGATATAGCAAAGGTTAAAATTGAGTACCCACAAACAGATACTCTAGCATCTTTTAATGCTAAACAAACACTTACTTTAGTTATCTCAAAAGGAGAGCTAGGTGATTCCATAAAACTCTCAAAAAAATTAAGAGAGTATGCCAAAAAGCTTAAAAGAATCTATCCAAAAGTTTCATTTAATTTTTACCAAGACACTTCTAAACCTGTTGAAAATAGACTAAATACTGTTCTTTCAAATTTAATGTTTGGACTTATCCTAGTTTTTTTATCTATGTTCGTTTTAATTAATCTTAGAATTGCTCTTATAGTTTCTTTGGGTATTCCATTTTCATTTATTATTGGCTTATTATTTATTTACTATATGGGCTATTCTATAAACATAGTTTCACTTTTAGGGGCTTTGATAGTCATAGGTATAGTAGTTGATGATGCTATTGTTGTAAGTGAGAATATTCAACGGCATATAGATGAAGGGATGCAAAACAGTGAGGCGGCGTTGCTCGGAGTAAAAGAGATGATACTCCCTGTTACACTTGCTACAGTTTCGACAGTCGCAGCTTTTTTGCCTATGTTCTTACTAACAGGAGAAATTGCACTTTTTCTGATACTTATCCCAATAGTTGTTGTTATGATTTTGATTGGCTCTCTTTTGGAAAGTTTTATATTTCTACCACTTCATGCATCTGAGTTTTTAAGAAAAAGTAACAACTTCATAGATTGGAATCCTTTTAGAGATTTATATGGAAGAACACTCTCTTTTTCTATAAAGTATAAGAAAATATTTTTACTTCTATTTATAGTTTTGATTCCACTTTTAACTATGATCACTGCAAAGTCAATGAAGTTTCAATTTTTTCCAAATTTTGATGGTAATAATCTTTATATATCAGGAAAATTAGATATAAACACTCCACTTGAAGATACATATAAAATAGCGAGTGAGATTGAGCGTGAAATGATGAAGTATTCGGAGGAGTTCTCACTAAAGTCCATCTCTGCTACAAGTGGATATAGAAGAAGTTTATCAGGTGAAACGCAAAGAAATAATAGCGTCTTTTTTATCACAATGGAGTTATATGAAAGAGAAGAAACTAATTTTATAAACAAATATATAAGTCCTGTTCTAAACTTTAGTTTTGATTTTAACAATCCTGATAAAATCAGACAAAAACAAACTTTTGAATTATCACCAAGAGTAAGAGAGTTAGTCGCTCCTTTTAAGCAGAAATATAAAATGGTTGAACTTGGTGTTATGGAAGATAAACCGGGGCTTATAAAAAGTGATATTCAGATAAATCTATCTGGAAGCAATGACGCCTCTTTACAAAAAGCTGTTAAAAAACTAGAAGTAGAGATTTCTAAACTTAAGGGGATTAAAAATTTTAGCGATAACATAAGATATGGCAAGATGGAGTATAAGATAAAAATTAACTCTTATGGAGAAAGTCTAGGTTTAAGTGAAGCATCTGTTGCAAGAGTTTTAAGCTCCTACTTTTTAGAAAAAAAACAATCAACCACTTTTAACGAACGCGGAGTAATGGAGATAAAAACAAGAGATAGTTTAAAAAATAGTACTCAAAGATTGCTTGATTTTAATGTAGCTCTTAGTGATGGACGATTTGTAAAACTTACAGATATAGCTACAATAAAGCAGATTCAAGGATATGAGAAGATAGATAAACTAAACGGAAGTATTGTTAAAACTGTTTATGCAAGTGTAGATAAACGCATAATAACTCCAACTGAAGTTTTAGAGTCAATAGCATCTACACTTGATGAAATTTCTGACTCTGGTATAGAAGTACAACTACTTGGTGAAAAAGAGAAGAAAAAACAACTCAAAGATGATATGAAAAATGCCTTAGTTTTAGCTATGTTTTTGATTTTTTTAACACTCTTACTTATTTTTTCAAAAATAAAATATGCTCTAATGGTTATGAGTGTTATTCCATTATCTGTTTTAGGTGCATTGTTAGGGCATAAACTTTTAGGAATGAACTTGAGTATGCCTTCTGTTATCGGAATACTTGGACTTGCTGGAGTTGTTATAAATGATGGCATAATTATGCTAGATTTTCTACATGGGACTCATAAGTCAGAAGACTTCTTTAAACTAGCTAAACTTAGGCTTCGTCCTATCGTTATAACTTCTATAACAACATTTTTAGGACTATTTACTTTGATGTTTTACGCAACAGGACAAGCAGTTATTTTACAACCAATTGCAGTTTCTTTAGGTTTTGGTTTGATGTGGGGAACTCTTTTAAATCTTTTATATTTACCAACGCTGTACGCTTTAGTAAATAATATTAAACCTCTTAAATCATCTTAG
- a CDS encoding rhodanese-like domain-containing protein → MIKIFLSFMLLSITLFADLKNEYPTQKFLNSKIPIVDIRTPPEWVETGLVKDAITIMFFNEQGGYDIKGFLAELNKKVDTTKPFALICRTGSRTKILSQFLAKELDYDVINLAGGMMYVKGMNLPIVPYKK, encoded by the coding sequence TTGATAAAAATATTTCTATCTTTTATGCTTTTGAGTATTACACTCTTTGCTGATTTAAAAAATGAGTACCCTACACAAAAATTTCTAAACTCTAAAATACCAATAGTCGATATAAGAACACCACCAGAATGGGTAGAAACTGGCTTAGTTAAAGATGCTATAACTATTATGTTTTTTAATGAACAAGGTGGTTACGATATTAAAGGTTTTTTAGCTGAGTTAAATAAAAAAGTAGATACTACAAAACCTTTCGCTCTTATTTGTAGAACAGGTAGCAGAACAAAAATACTTTCACAGTTTTTAGCTAAAGAACTTGACTATGATGTTATAAATCTTGCAGGTGGAATGATGTATGTAAAAGGCATGAATTTACCAATAGTTCCTTATAAAAAATGA
- a CDS encoding cold-shock protein, whose protein sequence is MAELQDGSVKWFNEEKGYGFIQQDNGGKDVFVHFRQVNHTGGGRVSLAEGQKVTFEVGEGQKGPQAENVTPL, encoded by the coding sequence ATGGCAGAATTACAAGACGGTTCAGTTAAATGGTTTAATGAAGAAAAAGGTTATGGATTTATTCAACAAGATAATGGCGGAAAAGATGTATTTGTACATTTTCGTCAAGTTAACCACACTGGCGGTGGGCGTGTTTCTCTTGCTGAAGGGCAAAAAGTTACATTTGAAGTAGGCGAAGGTCAAAAAGGCCCTCAAGCTGAGAATGTAACTCCACTTTAG
- a CDS encoding PIN domain-containing protein, with product MKKYLIDSDILIYFLKGKKEVVERLSQIPIDNLYISRINYTELIYGAYNSSKITQSLKVIEPFLDSFKVLEFTQISSLIFTKEKSRLKKNGNIIADMDLMIASIAIENDCTLISNNIKHFARVQNLELEPKL from the coding sequence ATGAAAAAATATTTGATTGACAGTGACATATTAATATACTTTTTAAAAGGAAAAAAAGAAGTTGTTGAAAGACTCTCACAAATTCCAATAGATAATTTGTATATTTCAAGAATAAATTATACGGAATTAATTTATGGTGCTTATAATTCTTCTAAAATAACTCAAAGTTTAAAAGTAATTGAGCCTTTCTTAGATAGTTTCAAAGTATTAGAATTTACCCAAATATCAAGTCTAATTTTTACAAAAGAAAAATCAAGATTAAAAAAAAATGGTAATATAATTGCTGATATGGACTTAATGATTGCTAGTATAGCTATTGAAAACGATTGTACTTTAATTAGCAATAACATTAAACACTTTGCTAGAGTGCAAAACCTAGAACTTGAACCAAAATTATAA